Proteins found in one Eretmochelys imbricata isolate rEreImb1 chromosome 9, rEreImb1.hap1, whole genome shotgun sequence genomic segment:
- the SERTM2 gene encoding serine-rich and transmembrane domain-containing 2: MTEIYFKYRGNLTGRVHLPTLATEVNTTADKYANLYMYVGLFLTLLAILLILLFTMLLRLKHVISPITTSPESTENAHQFTDVEMHSRIPSIQ; this comes from the coding sequence ATGActgagatttattttaaataccgTGGAAATCTTACTGGCCGTGTCCACTTGCCAACCCTGGCTACAGAAGTAAACACGACAGCAGATAAATATGCCAACCTGTACATGTACGTTGGCTTGTTCCTAACGCTCCTGGCCATCCTTCTCATACTACTCTTCACCATGCTTTTACGCCTGAAGCACGTGATCTCCCCAATCACCACCTCTCCAGAAAGCACAGAGAATGCACACCAGTTTACAGATGTAGAAATGCACAGCAGGATTCCTAGCATTCAATAA